One Actinosynnema pretiosum DNA segment encodes these proteins:
- a CDS encoding LacI family DNA-binding transcriptional regulator, with amino-acid sequence MTARLSDIASQAGVSEATVSRVVNGKAGVSPTTRQAVVAAMDVLGYERPPRLRQRTHGLVGLIIPELTNPIFPVFAQVIEQVLTREGYTPVLCTQTPGGSSEDQLTELLVDRGVTGIVFVSGLHADTTADPDRYVKLAGRGVPFVMVNGFTEHVSAPFVSVDYRAAARLAVSHLLELGHERVGLAVGPPRYVPTQRLAEGFAAAFPAGAATGPVEHSLFTVEGGQAAADALLDRGCTAIVCGSDLMAFGAIRAARGRGLRVPGDVSVVGFDDSPLIGFADPPLTTLRQPVEAMGQAAVHALLEEVAGTPAPHAEFVFQPELVVRGSTAARRRRPAGE; translated from the coding sequence GTGACAGCGCGGCTGAGTGACATCGCGTCCCAGGCAGGCGTCAGCGAGGCCACGGTCAGCCGGGTGGTGAACGGCAAGGCGGGCGTGTCGCCCACGACCAGGCAAGCGGTCGTCGCCGCCATGGACGTGCTCGGCTACGAGCGCCCGCCGAGGCTGCGCCAGCGCACCCACGGGCTGGTGGGACTGATCATCCCGGAGCTGACCAACCCGATCTTCCCGGTGTTCGCCCAGGTCATCGAGCAGGTGCTGACCAGGGAGGGCTACACGCCAGTGCTGTGCACGCAGACGCCGGGCGGTTCGTCGGAGGACCAGCTGACGGAACTGCTGGTCGACCGGGGGGTGACCGGGATCGTGTTCGTGTCCGGTCTCCACGCGGACACAACAGCCGACCCCGACCGCTACGTCAAGCTCGCCGGTCGCGGTGTGCCGTTCGTCATGGTCAACGGGTTCACCGAGCACGTGTCCGCGCCGTTCGTCTCGGTGGACTACCGCGCCGCCGCCAGGCTGGCCGTCTCGCACCTGCTGGAGCTGGGCCACGAGCGGGTCGGGCTGGCCGTGGGACCGCCCCGGTACGTGCCGACGCAGCGGCTCGCCGAGGGCTTCGCGGCGGCCTTCCCGGCAGGCGCCGCGACCGGTCCGGTGGAGCACTCGCTGTTCACCGTCGAGGGCGGGCAGGCCGCCGCCGACGCCCTGCTCGACCGGGGCTGCACGGCGATCGTGTGCGGCAGCGACCTGATGGCGTTCGGCGCGATCCGGGCCGCGCGGGGCCGCGGCCTGCGGGTTCCCGGAGACGTGTCGGTGGTCGGCTTCGACGACTCGCCGCTGATCGGGTTCGCCGACCCGCCGCTGACCACGCTGCGCCAGCCGGTGGAGGCCATGGGCCAGGCCGCCGTGCACGCGCTGCTGGAGGAGGTCGCGGGCACGCCCGCGCCGCACGCCGAGTTCGTGTTCCAGCCCGAGCTGGTGGTGCGCGGCTCGACCGCCGCCCGCCGGAGGCGACCTGCGGGGGAGTGA
- a CDS encoding acyl-CoA thioesterase, with amino-acid sequence MGVFVTGVRPRWSDMDAYGHVNHANTVTLLEEARVDLLFTEAVRLGVPDLREGVVVAKLVVEYLQPLLFSGDEVVVEMSVRELKSASFTLDYAVRGSRRPDSPVVARAETLMVPYNVAAGRPRRLSEAERDFLAGWRAGTPGGAGA; translated from the coding sequence TTGGGTGTGTTCGTCACCGGCGTCCGTCCGAGGTGGTCCGACATGGACGCGTACGGGCACGTCAACCACGCCAACACGGTCACTCTGCTGGAGGAGGCCCGCGTCGACCTGCTGTTCACCGAGGCCGTCCGGCTGGGGGTCCCCGACCTCCGCGAGGGCGTCGTGGTGGCCAAGCTCGTCGTCGAGTACCTGCAACCGCTGCTGTTCAGCGGTGACGAGGTGGTCGTGGAGATGTCGGTCCGCGAGCTCAAGTCCGCGTCCTTCACCCTCGACTACGCGGTCAGGGGCAGCCGCAGGCCGGACAGCCCGGTCGTCGCCAGGGCCGAGACCCTGATGGTGCCCTACAACGTCGCGGCGGGCCGCCCCCGCCGACTGTCCGAAGCCGAGCGCGACTTCCTCGCCGGGTGGCGCGCCGGAACGCCCGGAGGTGCCGGTGCCTGA